The genome window ATTATGTTTCACATTTTTTTATTTGATTATTGTCCAGTTATTATTACATAATTACCAATACAATTTCAAGGTAAATACTAAGTATTATTATCACACTATAGATAAATTATAGCATAATAATATATCTAATAAAGTTAAGATATGAAATAAATGATTTTAATGTATGTTTATGGTAAAATAAAATAAGTTAGTAAATTGTAAGTCAAAATATATGGAGATGCTTATAATGTTTGCAGTAGGATTTATAGTTATATTCGCAATTGCCTTTTTCATTTTAAGTATATTGTTATTTAATGGAAAAGCAAGTATGCTATTAGCAGGTTATAATACTATGAGTGATAAAGATAAAGCTAGATATGATAAGAAAAAATTATGTAGAAGTTCTAGCATTGTTATTTTTATTGTATCTATAATGTTGTTTATTATGGCATTTCTTGGTTATAGAGTAGAAAGTGGACAAATGGATGAAAAAGAAATGTTTCCATTTGTTGTGATATTTATAATCGTTACACTTGCTAGTGTGGTTTTCAATATCTATTACTCTAATAAGAAATGTAAAAAAT of Clostridioides sp. ES-S-0054-01 contains these proteins:
- a CDS encoding DUF3784 domain-containing protein, with the protein product MFAVGFIVIFAIAFFILSILLFNGKASMLLAGYNTMSDKDKARYDKKKLCRSSSIVIFIVSIMLFIMAFLGYRVESGQMDEKEMFPFVVIFIIVTLASVVFNIYYSNKKCKK